In the Granulosicoccus antarcticus IMCC3135 genome, AGATCGCCACGCGCCGCTTTTGCGCGGCATGGCGACTGAAGTCAATCAGGTATGGAACTACTGCAACGAGCTGTCTGATCGTATGATTCGGGAGCGTGGTCGGTGGATGTCCGGATTTGACTTCTCTGCTTACACGGTGGGTGCCTCGAAGCAGTTCGAGCACATTGGCAGCAGTACGATTCAGGAAACGGCCGAACACTACGCCAGCAAACGCTTCTCGGCAAAGCGTCGCAAGCTGGGCCAGCTTCAAGACAATGCTCGACTACAAGAGCCAGCAGGCCGGTATTGTCTATCGAGAAATCAATGAAGCCTATACCACGCGAGCGTGCTCCGAATGCGGAAGCCTGTGCGGGCCGCAGGGAATAAGAGCTCTTTCGGTAAGAGACTGGCAATGTGTTGAATGTGGTGTTCAGCATGATCGTGACGTTAACGCGGCTCGAAATATTCTCCGTCTCGGCGCAGGACATTGCGCTCCTTAGTGGGAATCCTCTTTCTTCAGGGAGAGGAGGATGTCAATACTTGAGTCGCTTCATAACAGGTTGTTCGTATTCGAGATGGAAGTCGTGAACCGCTCGTGCGGCAGACTTGGTCGATTCGGTCGTTGCCACGTGATAGAGAGCTTCGCCCTCATGCACCAATGGCAGCTTGGTAATACCAATAAGCACACCTGATGCATCGCTGATCACCGCTTGTTCGGACTCGCCGAACGGATCAGAGATATACCCGAGCACACCCCCTTCCTCAACAATCCCGCCCAGGCGGATTCGCGAGCGAAGAATGCCACTTTGAGGTGCCCGCATCCAGGCACTGTTATTGGCCAGCCACGGTTTGCCGCGGCGTTCTCCACTCTTGTTGGCAGGCAGCATTTTCAGATGGCGCATGACATTCAACACGCCTTTCAAACCGGCACGTATGGCCAGATCATCAAAGCGCAGTGCTTCACCGGCTTCATAAAGCAACAGCGGCAGATTACCAGCAGCACCACGAAGCGTACCGTCACGCGTAGTTGAATCCACCAGTATGGGCGGGGCAAACGCTTCAGCTAGTGGTAACAGTTCCGGATGACTATCCAGATCCACCCGGATCTGCGGAAAGTTGGCGCGGCCTTCGGCGGCGGTATGCAGATCAATACCGTGTGTGCATTTGGCAACGATTTCGCTCATCAGGGTATTGGCCAGACGCGCCGCCATGGAACCTGTCTCCGAACCCGGGAATGAGCGATTCAGATCTCGCCTGTCGGGCAGATAGCGCGACTGCGATACAAACCCATAGACATTGACCACTGGCACGGCAATAAGAGTACCGGCCAATCGACTCAAAGATTTTGTTGCCAGCAAACGCCGGATAATCTCAATGCCATTGATTTCATCACCGTGAATGGCAGCAGTTACAAACAGGACCGGACCGGGCTGCTTGCCATGAATGACATGGACCGGCATGGCCACCGAGGTATGTGTGTACAACGGCGGCAAAGGCAGATCTACATAACAACGCTGCCCTGGCTGAATGCTTTTACCACCAATGACAATGGCTTCGCGTCGAGCAGCAACTCGCTGGCCTGGCTTTCCTGTGCCTGAGCCAGGCGCGGTCCCGGACCCGGCTCCTGAAGTGGGTCCAGTTCCGGAATCCGCGCCGACGAGTGTCTCACCCTCGGATTCGCAGGCTGATTGCTCGTCACCTTCTTCACTCAACCGCGCGCACCTCGTGTCTTTGTATTACCGGGCCTGGCGTTCTTTTCCAGCTCTTCGATGATGATGCCGGCCACATCCTTGCCGCTGGCTGATTCGATGCCTTCCAGACCGGGCGAGGAATTCACTTCCATGACCAGCGGCCCACGTGCGGAGCGCAGCAAATCAACACCGGCCACCGATAAGCCCAGCACCTTGGCGGCACTGACGGCCGTGGCACGCTCTTCAGGCGTGATCTTGACCAGACTGGCAGCACCCCCTCTATGCAGGTTGGATCGGAACTCACCCTCGGCGGCCTGGCGTTTCATGGCAGCAACCACTTTTCCACCGACAACCAGACAACGAATATCGGCGCCCCCTGCCTCCTTGATGAATTCCTGTACAAGAATGTTGGCCTGCAGACCCATGAAGGCTTCGATAACCGACTCCGCCGCCTGGCTGGTCTCCGCCAACACCACGCCGATGCCTTGTGTACCTTCCAGTAGCTTGATGACCACCGGAGCACCTCCAACCATCTTGATGATGTCCTTGCTATCGCCCGGCTTGTTGGCAAAACCTGTCACCGGCAGGCCAATCCCCTTACGCGACAGCAACTGCAGTGAGCGCAACTTGTCACGCGAACGTGACAGAGCAACGGACTCTATCAAGGTATAGGTGCCCATCATTTCAAACTGTCGCAACACCGACGTACCGTAAGCTGTCACCGAGGCACCGATTCTGGGTATGACGGCATCAAAAGTGTCAAGCGTCTCGCCTTCCAGATGAATACTGGGTTTGCGCGACACGATATTCATGTAACAACGCAACACGTCGATGACTTGTACTTGATGTCCACGTTGCTCGGCCGCTTCGATCAGGCGACGGGTGGAGTACAGTCGGCGGTTGCGCGACAGAATGGCGATTTTCATTAAATTAAGCGGACCCTTTTATGTCTTCTGCGTAGAGAGCGCGGGCAGATACCCGTCCCAGTGAGAACGATGATGCTGGATTGACCTGAATATTGGGTACCAGGGCGGTTCGTCCCAGTAACATCCTGAACAGCATGTCGTCTCGTTGTGACAACGTCATTTCAATGGTCCGTGTTACCGGCCCCATGGTAAGAACTGTCGAGATGAAGTAGCGTTCAGCGGAGTGTCCACCCGAATCGGTGACTCGCCGGATGTCCACCAAAGGTGCTTCGCAGCGCCTGACGATGCTGGTATCTCGTTGTATCGGTTGCACAGTGAACAAGATCCAGTCTTGCCCATCACGTGTAACACGCTCGATATCACGTGCATGAATGGCGGAGGTTCGTGCTCCGGTATCCACCTTGGCCTTGATCGCTGGCAACCCGAGTTGCGGCAGGCCAACCCATTCGCGCCAACCGACGACAAGTGAGCTGCTATCGGCGTTATCCGCCGTGTTTGAATCTACTGAATTATTAGACGCGACCATGTCGTTCCCGACAAAAAAGATACGTTATTGTCTCACGCCTTTAAGAATTACGTGAGCCCCAGTTGACTCTTGCGTTACCACTTGGGCATTCGGTATGTCATTGGAGAATGCACGACTACGGGCCTGCTCAGGATCGTGCCCCAGATCCAGCCATCGTTGCACCAGACGCTCCTGTAGAGTCTCCATGGGGACATCCAGCATGACGCTGAGATGGAACATGGATGCCAACTTCTCCCAACCAGCTCTTGCCAGCAACAGATAATTACCCTCCACAATCACCACTTTGTGGCTCTCATCGACACATTGGCTGGCATTTCTGGACAAATCCATGCTTCGATCAAATACAGGGATGTAAACAGATGCACCGCCGGGCTCGACAAGACGAGCAATGAGGCTAACAAAACCGTCCACATCAAAGGTCTGGGGCGAGCCCTTGACAGCTATCTGGCCACGTTCCTGCAAAATGGCATTGTCCAGATGAAAACCATCCATGGGCACCACCACGGCCTGACCTGCAGAGCCGGGAACAGCAGCCTCATTGAGGCGCTGACAGAGTTGCGCCGCCAGGGTTGATTTGCCAGACCCGGGGGCTCCGGCAATCGCGATGATCAACCTCTGTCCCAGCAGTTGTTCTGCCTGAAGAATATACAGGCGCTGCAACAGCGCATCCACGGTATCGATAGTGTTACTCATGTATTCACTACTCCATCGGAAAACCGGACTCAAGGTAAGGCAGTATGACTCGGCACACCGTGCAATTGCCAGCGCTCTCCTGCATCCAGACGTATGCCCGATATGCCTGCGCAATCACGCATTGCAAGACAGCAACTGTGGCGCTCTGAACCCGTCATTATCAAGCTGGAGGACTACGAACCCATGGCAGCCAGGAAAATGTCCTCGTAGCGTTTGATCATCTGCTTCTGATCAAAATGCTGCAGAGCGAACTCTCGGGCAAATACTGCACGTTCTTGCCGCAATTCGGGATGCAGAATCATTTCACGGATGGCCGCTGCCATCGCGTTGGTCGACTTTTCCACCAACACGCCCCCACAATTGGCGGCATCGCGCGCAATTGCTTCACGAGCCCCACCGGCATCCGTAAGTACCACCGGTGTACCGGCAGCCTGTGCTTCCAGCGCCGTCAATGGATGGCCTTCTCTGTCAGATGACAGCGTGAAGAGATCAAATGCTGCCAGCACATCGGGTATATCCTGTCTGGAGCCTGTGAAAACCACCCACTCCTGCAGCCCCTTGTCACGGACATATTGTTCGATTCCAGGCCGGTCCTCACCATCACCCACCATCACCAATCGCAGGTCATGCTCAGCTAATGACGGGTCCGACTTGAGGATACTCATGACATCGATCAGTCGCCGATGGTTCTTCGCCTCGACAATTCTGCCCACCGTGCCAATGATGATCTGCTTGTCGGCCGGTATCTCTGTTGATTGATTGCCATAGGCGAGCCATTCCTTGCGCAAGGCACGGCCATCGCCTTGCGCATATCGCAAAGTGTCCACCCCATTATTGACCACGGTGATCAATGACGGCCTCAGACCGATCTCGTGCTGATAGAAATCGGCAGTATCACCCGATACGGTAATCAGCGCCGCTGTTCGCAAAGACAGAATTCGATCAATCCAGCGATAATAGGGCGGCTTCCACGAATCTCTGGAATGTTCAGTAACCACAATGGGCAGGCGTGCTGCAAACAGTGCAACTCGAGTCCAGGTATTGCCGACCCACAGATGACTGTTAACAACGTCTGGCCCGATCTTGCGAATGCATCGATTCAAACGTAACGCCAGGGCGATATCAAACCCAGGCTTCTTGTCGAGAATATGCACCTGAATCTGCTCATTCAGCTTGGCGGCCAGAACACCCGCATCTCGCAGACACACAACGTGCACCTGCCAGCCAAGATTCACGAACTCGTTGGCCATGGCGACCACCATGCTCTCTGCCCCACCCACCGTCAGCTCTTCGATGGCAAAGGCCACCACGGAACCTTTACCCGAAGGTAGAGACGATACAGGTGCGGAAGAAGATTTCATCAACTGTAAGGACGGCGCGCATCAGGTAGTTTCAGTCCGCCCGGAACATGCTGTTCAAAGAGAGCCAGCAAGTCATCAATATTCTGTTTCTGGTTGAACATCTCGGCAACCCGACCGGCAGCTTGCTCACTCAGTAATCTGGCCGCTTCCGGATCTGCCGCCAGCGATTCCACCGCCGCCGCAAAGCCTTGAACATCATCCACTTCGACCAGTTTGCCGGTTTCACCATCAACCACCAGCTCGGGAATGGCACTGACACGAGTAGTCACTACCGGCAGTCGCAAAGCCATGGCTTCGGCTATGACATTAGGGATGCCATCGGGCGGCTGCCCGGGGATCAGACGCGGTGCCAGACAAAACAGATCGGCAGCATCGAGCGCTTCCAGCACATCGGCAAAAGCCAGTGCACCACGAAAATCAACATGCTCCCGAATACCTTCCTGCTCTGCCAACGCCATCAGCTCTTCCTGTATGGGTCCCGAACCGATGAGCGTCAGACGTAGCTTCCGCCCCGATGCAATCAACACAGCACAGGCACGAATTACCACATCGTGCCCCTTGGTAGGCACCAGGCGTCCAATACTGATCAGGGACAATACTTCTTCAGCGGCACGTTCACGAAATCGTTTACCCGGCGCATGTTCCATGACGCGCGGATCGAGCCCGTGATAATTAAGATGCACGTTTTCCGGTGCACTCAGGCCCAGCTTTGTTTTCAGATGGTTACAGAAGTAACCACTGCAGACGACCGAAAACAGGGCTGCATCCAACTTGTGCCGCAAGAATGTGTTGGGCGAGAAGATATCTTCACCATGGATCGCTGCAGACCAGGGCTCACCCTCCACCTGATTCAGATACCAGCAAGCAGTCGTCGGTATATTCGCCCAGTGTCCATGCCAATGGGTGACCCCTCGGCTCCTGCCCAGCTCACCAAAATGCAGAGACAGCGGCAAAATGGCCAGGTTCTTCACGATATCCATCGGCCTGTCGTAACCATGTCGCAACAGCTGCCAGATAGCTGAACCCAGCTTCAAGGGATGGTGCAACATTGCTCGTCCCAGAGCACCCACGGTCGACAGAGTGAACAAAGGGGAGTAGTGCGTGCGCTCGGTTGACAACCGTATCGCATCTTCCATGGTGATTGGATCACGTGGGTATTGCAGCGAGTAGATATCGAACTCGACGCCCCGACGTTCCAGTGCAACCAGCTCGCGCAGGATGAACGTTTCATGAAGCTCGGGAAACATCGATATTATGATACCCAGCCGCGGCCGTCCCTTAGTCGCGCTCTCATCCATAGATCTGATGCCCTGACACTCGCCTGTTCCCGAAAAATAGGTTTGCATTATCCGCTATTGACCAGAGTTCTGCGCAGCAAAGTCGCGGTAATAAGTCCGTAGTTTTTATATGAATGTCTTGAAATGTCGGATAGGTCAGAGAAATCTCTCATATTCTTGTCTAGGTAGTACTCGCTAAAGTGCTGATCTGGCACGAAACTATCATTGTATGAAGGCCACTGAATACTGCCTTCAACATTTAAATGATTCTGGATTGTGCCGGCGTCCCAACGCATCTGAGCTATTGCACCAACATCCACCCGGGCGATGCCTGGAAAGATGTGCTGCCCCAGCTTCAACGCCAGCTGCCACTGATACGCAGCACGCTGGATCAAAAAACCGCCATGGGTATTGGCTTGCGACTGTCACGCAATAGTCTTGAGTCTTTGCAAGAGCCCGATGTGCTTGCTGACTTCAAGAGCTGGCTGAAAGCACAGAATCACTATGTCTTCACCATCAACGGTTTTCCTTATGGCGCCTTCCATGGTGAGCGGGTCAAGGAGGATGTCTACAAACCAGACTGGACAGAAGCTGCTCGGCTCGACTACACCTGCCGCCTGGCCACCTTACTGTGCAAACTTGAGCCACCTGACAACTACGGCTCCATCAGCACACTGCCCGGCACCTACAAAGACTGGATGATGCCAGGCACTGAAGAGCGTATCAGTGCAAACCTGATTCGGGCCGTTGCCCATTGTGTAAAGCTGGCTCAGAACACTGGTGTCACCATCGCTTTGGCCATCGAGCCGGAACCCTGCTGCATGCTGGAGACCGTCGCTGAAACCGTCACCTTTTTCAAGACCTATCTGTTTTCAGATGCAGCCCTGGATTCTCTGATGGCACTGACCGGTCTGGATCGCAGTGCTGCCGATGCGGCCATGCATCTGCACATTGGCGTTTGTTACGATGTCTGCCACTCGGCTGTGGAATTCGAAAATCCGGGCCATGCTATCGCCCGCCTGCAATCCGCCGGCATTGATATCATCAAGATTCAGCTGAGTTCTGCACTGGAAATACCTCAGGTCAACGAGGCATCCCTGCGTCACCTCGAACGCTTCGACGAGCCGGTGTATCTGCATCAAGTCATTGAAAAGCGTGGTGAGACACTAACCCGATATAACGATGTGCGTGCCGCCGTTGCCGCCACCCGGCACCGCCTGGACGCACGCTCCACACTTGACCCCGCCTTGCAGATGGCTATCAATTCGAGCTTTGCCCCGCCCTCGCAAACACGCTTCGCTCCCATCAGCGAACCTGATGCGCAGTGGCGTGTGCACTATCACGTTCCCGTGTTCATGGAGAAGACGGAACATTTTTCAACCACGCAATCCACGTTGTCTCAAGTGCTGCAATTGCAGAAACTCAGCGGCTTCTGCCGTCACCTGGAAGTGGAAACCTACACCTGGGATGTATTACCGGAAAACTATCGGCAAGAACCCGTCAGCGATGCCATCGCCAGAGAGCTTTCCTGGGTACGCGAACGCCTTCAGACCGGGTAAGTTCCAGAAGTTAACTTATGGACAAGAACAGACAAGGTAAGATCGACGCGTCCACCGCACAGATGCACGGACAATTCCAGCAATAGCAAGAGCAAGCACGACTCATGGATAATCCGATGATCGCCATCGCCTCGGTTGGGGCACTGGGTGGACTGTGCCAATGGCTGGCATGGAAGTTCAAACTACCCTCAATCCTGTTTCTTCTGACAGCCGGTATCCTGGTCGGACCTGTTTTCGGGATATTCAATCCTGACGAATTTCTCGGTGACCTGCTGTTCCCGATCGTCTCCATTTTCGTCGCCATCATTCTATTCGAAGGCGGCTTGACGCTAAAGCTCAAGGACATACGTGGCCACGGCCGAGTGGTACGCCTGCTCATCAGCATCGGCGTCATACTGACCTGGCTGCTGATCGCCACCACAGTGCACTACCTGTTTGACATGTCCTGGTCGCTGGCATTGGTCTTTGGCTCGATCACGGTGGTCAGTGGGCCAACCGTCGTCAAGCCATTGCTACGAGCGGTTCGACCCTCTGACAAAGTGGCGCATATATTACACTGGGAAGGCATACTGATCGATCCTGTCGGCGTATTCCTCGCCTTGCTGGTATTCAGCTTTGTTGTGCTGGACGCCCCGGATGTGGGCTTTGCCCATATAAGCATCATCCTGATCAAACTGGTTGTCATCGGCGGCGGCATCGGTCTGGCAGCGGGAGCTGCAACGGCACTTGTTCTGCGCCGCTACCTGGTGCCCGATTATCTCGTCAACGTACTGACCCTGGTCACGGTCGTTTGCGCCTTTGTGCTGTCCGAAACTCTGCAACATGAGTCCGGCTTGCTGGCTGTGACCTTGATGGGCGTCTGGCTGGCCAATGCACGTGGCCTGCATATCGACGAAATACTGCACTTCAAAGAAGACCTCAGTGTTCTGTTGATCTCATCTCTATTCATCCTGCTAGCCTCTCGGGTCGATATCAGCGTCATTCCCCAATATGGCTGGCAGATTCTGGCGCTGTTGGTCATCATTCAGCTGGTCATCCGACCACTCAATGCCTGGATGTGCACAATAGGATCTGGCCTGAGCTACAGCGAGCGGGCTTTCATCGGCTGGCTGTCACCTCGCGGTATCGTGGCGGCAGCGGTGTCTTCGGTGTTTGTACTGCGATTGCAGGAACTCGAGATCCCTATGGCAGAACTACTGGTGCCACTGACCTTCAGCGTCATTATCGGTACTGTCGTTTTCCAGAGCCTGACGGCCAAACCCCTGGCTGACAAACTGGGCATCAGTAACCCTGAACCCAACGGTGTCTTGTTCATTGGTGCCAATGAGATTGCCGTCAAACTGGCCACAGCACTTAGTGAACACTCCATAACAGTCATGCTCTCCGACAGCTCCTGGCGTAATGTTCGCGAGGCGCGCCAGGCTGGCTTGCCCGCCTACCATGGCAACGCCACCTCAGGTCATGCTTCGGAAAATCTGGAGTTGCAAGGCATCGGCAAAATGGTGGCCGTTTCTGCCAATCGCGATTCCAATGCTCTGGCAAGCATGCACTTCCGTTCGGAGTTTGGATCCAGTTTGGTCTTCACTCTGGAAGGGACTTCAGAAGATGAAGCCTATGAACGCTTTGATACCGCCAATCGCAACCGCGCCAATCCTCTGTTCGATGCATCGTTGTCCTATGGCGGACTTTCCAAGCGTCTGCGCAATGGCGAAATCAAGCATCTGACCATTCCTGAAAACGTTGACAAGGTCGTAACACCAGCCGTCACAGAAGATGCCGAGCCCGAGGAAGAAAACAGGACAGACGCATCACCGGAAGATAACGAGAAGAATCTCGGTACCGCCGAACCAGAAACCGAAAAAGGCAAAATTGCCACTGATCCTTACAACACTGATCATGAAGATCCGGCTATCGGTTCAAAAATCATCGATACCGTCGATGAGACCCTTTCTGCAGCGGTAGATGGCGTCGCCGGTGAAGAGGACGAGGACGAGGATGTACCCGCAGAACCCGAGACCATGAGCGAGCCTCTGTACAATGACGACGACCTGAAGCTGTTCGCAATCGACAAGGACGGCCAGTTATACATCTATGGAGCCGGTGAGCGCATCACGCTCAAGGCTGGCTGGACACTGATCGTCCTGTCACCGAACAAGAACTAAGGGGTTCGTGTTCGCGAATCAACTTGACTTATTGAAGACTGAAACCAAAAAGGCTGATAACGCGATATGCGTTACCAGCCTTTACAGAACAAACAACGTTTTAAAAAACGGCTGCTTCAGAGTCTTCCTTGCCCGACTTTACTGGCAAATGGCCGAACTACCCCACGAAACGGTCGTGAGAACAAATGCGTTTGCACAACATTCGTATTACGTCCTGTGCCTTCCGCGACCTGTTGTTTGGCTTTGGTGGCAACAACCCAGCTCAGTAATAATCACTGGGTTCGCTATTGTCTCAGCTAAGCCCGGAAGCTAGCTCTTCGGCCTGGACGTCAGTCAATTTCTTCGCCAAAGCACCCTGCTTGAAACCGCTGCCACGCGAATTGATAATTTCTGGCAACTCAATTCCATTATCTTTCATACGCTTGCAGGCAGCAGCAACCGATCTGCCACCTCTGGCAGTCAGTGAACCCTTCAGAATCCGAACCGGATCTCCGACTTCGCCTTCCTCGTCCTGACTGGTCGCATCAACAACTTCGTCGATCGTGGCTTGCCAGCGAATTCCATCACCATTGCAACCAATGATTTCATCTCCGGCTTCAATAGTAAGGTAGTCGCGTGCCAAGGCTCTGGTTTCGCAGGTGGCAGGATTGGCCATAACCAGTCCGCGCACCATCCCATGCTCGACGGTATCGACCTTCTGTGCTGTATTGAGATAAATCAGAAAAACACTCACAAAGGCAGTACCCGTAGTATTTCAAAACACCAGTCTAAAGCAAACAGACCTCACAGTCCAACCACAACTCCCATTGTCGAGTAATACGCTCGACTGGAAAACGATCAGCGTTGCAGGCGAGCAGGCTGCTCGCTCAGCCGCCTATAGTACTCGGCGGCTGCATCTGATACCTCTCCTTGTGGTAACGGGCTTTTTGTACCTGTAACAGTCGGGCTTGCATTGTTACTGACCTGAATTTCCAGCTTCTCGATCTGACGCAAAATCTGGCGATACTCGGCCTCCACAAGTGCCGCGTTAAGCTGTCCACCGGTGTCACGCAGAAGATCGGCACTTTGCCGCAAAGACTCAAGATCCGTCTCGGATACGCCCAGAGAGTCAAGCCCTGGCAACAAACTGTCTAGTGCTGCAGCTGTCTCGGATGGCTGGCTGGCGGATGCTTCACGCACGCTGACAGCACCTGTCTGGCTGCTGTTACCGCTGCTACCACCCCCTGCCCCCACACCCGCATCGCCCTCGCTCTGACCTTGCTGACCTTGCTGACCTTGCTGACCTTGCTGACCTTGCTGACCTTGCTGACCTTGCTGACCTTGCTGACCTTGCTGACCTTGCTGACCTTGCTGACCTTGCTGACCTTGCTGACCTTGCTGACCTTGCTGACCTTGCTGACCTTGCTGACCTTGCTGACCTTGCTGACCTTGCTGACCTTGCTGACCTTGCTGACCTTGCTGACCTTGCTGACCTTGCTGACCTTGCTGACCTTGCTGACCTTGCGAGGCGTCGCTCAGTTGTTCGCGCAGATCCTGCATCTGCTGCAAGGCTTCGGCTACCTGCAGACCCTCCTCACCGTTACTTTGCAGCTGCTCGCCTGCTGCCAGCTCGCGCGCTTCGGCCAGACGATCACGCCATTCACGCATGCCATTGGTCACCAGACTCTCACCTGGCAAAGCCGTGGCCAACGAACCGTTACTGATCGCATCGCTGGCACCGCCAAGCATGTCCAGAACCCGGCTTTCCTGCAACCTGTTCAGAGCATCCCGCAGAGCTTCACCGGTTTGCGGAGCTTGTTCGCCATAGCGCTGCTCGAGTGCATCCACATCATTACGGATCGCGTCCAGATCTGATTGCAAGTCGCGCTTCTTCTGCGACAGCTCTTTCATCTGCTCTTCTGTCAAGCCGAGGGTGAATACGCCACTCTCACGTGAGCGCATGGCTCGCTCAACAGCGTTACGTAATTGTTCTTCAAGTTCGCGTTGTTCATCCAGTAATTCATCAGCCGAAGCAAATGCCTCGTTGATACCCTGCTGTAGTTCGCGTGAACGCGCCTCTTCGAGTCGCTGCAGCGCCTCCTGCAGAGCCTGACTTGCAGTTTGAGCTGAGGAACTTTCGCTACCAGAACCACTGGAGTCCTCCTCTTGTTCCGCACCTTCAGCAGTCGCGCTCTGTGTGCCACCCTCACTGTTTCCATCAGACGACTGATTTCCTGACTGAGTTCCTGACTGACTATCTGATGGACTACCACTGTCGGCACTTGAAGAGCTATTGTCACCTTGTTCGCCCGACTGCTGCCCTGAGGCAGACTGCGATTCGCTTTGCTCGCCTTCCTGTGATTGCCCATTTTGCGATTCCTCCAGGGCATCCTGGGCGCGCTTTAATTGTTCAGACAAGGCGCTGGCAGCTTCAGCCAGACTCTGAGCCTCAGCCCCTTCTGCATTTGCCGCATCCTGTTCCAGCTTTTCCAGCTCGCGTTGCATCTGTTCCAGCTCACGCGTCAGTTGCTGTTGCTGCCACTGCTCCTCTCGAGTCAGCTCCCTGTTCTGACGCTCAGCTTCGGCCAGTGCTTGCTGCCGACGCGCCAGCTCGGCGAGCCTGTCGAAAACATCATCCAGTTGATCGGCATCGGCACTATTGCCGCCACGATCTGGTTGTTCATACTGGTTACGCTCCAGATCCATTTCCAGCTCGAACATTTCCGCCATGTCCTGACCTGCCTGCTGACCACCTCCACCGC is a window encoding:
- a CDS encoding zinc ribbon domain-containing protein, yielding MLDYKSQQAGIVYREINEAYTTRACSECGSLCGPQGIRALSVRDWQCVECGVQHDRDVNAARNILRLGAGHCAP
- a CDS encoding M14 family metallopeptidase; translated protein: MVIGGKSIQPGQRCYVDLPLPPLYTHTSVAMPVHVIHGKQPGPVLFVTAAIHGDEINGIEIIRRLLATKSLSRLAGTLIAVPVVNVYGFVSQSRYLPDRRDLNRSFPGSETGSMAARLANTLMSEIVAKCTHGIDLHTAAEGRANFPQIRVDLDSHPELLPLAEAFAPPILVDSTTRDGTLRGAAGNLPLLLYEAGEALRFDDLAIRAGLKGVLNVMRHLKMLPANKSGERRGKPWLANNSAWMRAPQSGILRSRIRLGGIVEEGGVLGYISDPFGESEQAVISDASGVLIGITKLPLVHEGEALYHVATTESTKSAARAVHDFHLEYEQPVMKRLKY
- the rimK gene encoding 30S ribosomal protein S6--L-glutamate ligase, whose protein sequence is MKIAILSRNRRLYSTRRLIEAAEQRGHQVQVIDVLRCYMNIVSRKPSIHLEGETLDTFDAVIPRIGASVTAYGTSVLRQFEMMGTYTLIESVALSRSRDKLRSLQLLSRKGIGLPVTGFANKPGDSKDIIKMVGGAPVVIKLLEGTQGIGVVLAETSQAAESVIEAFMGLQANILVQEFIKEAGGADIRCLVVGGKVVAAMKRQAAEGEFRSNLHRGGAASLVKITPEERATAVSAAKVLGLSVAGVDLLRSARGPLVMEVNSSPGLEGIESASGKDVAGIIIEELEKNARPGNTKTRGARG
- a CDS encoding ATP-dependent zinc protease; protein product: MVASNNSVDSNTADNADSSSLVVGWREWVGLPQLGLPAIKAKVDTGARTSAIHARDIERVTRDGQDWILFTVQPIQRDTSIVRRCEAPLVDIRRVTDSGGHSAERYFISTVLTMGPVTRTIEMTLSQRDDMLFRMLLGRTALVPNIQVNPASSFSLGRVSARALYAEDIKGSA
- a CDS encoding nucleoside triphosphate hydrolase, with protein sequence MSNTIDTVDALLQRLYILQAEQLLGQRLIIAIAGAPGSGKSTLAAQLCQRLNEAAVPGSAGQAVVVPMDGFHLDNAILQERGQIAVKGSPQTFDVDGFVSLIARLVEPGGASVYIPVFDRSMDLSRNASQCVDESHKVVIVEGNYLLLARAGWEKLASMFHLSVMLDVPMETLQERLVQRWLDLGHDPEQARSRAFSNDIPNAQVVTQESTGAHVILKGVRQ
- a CDS encoding glycosyltransferase, giving the protein MKSSSAPVSSLPSGKGSVVAFAIEELTVGGAESMVVAMANEFVNLGWQVHVVCLRDAGVLAAKLNEQIQVHILDKKPGFDIALALRLNRCIRKIGPDVVNSHLWVGNTWTRVALFAARLPIVVTEHSRDSWKPPYYRWIDRILSLRTAALITVSGDTADFYQHEIGLRPSLITVVNNGVDTLRYAQGDGRALRKEWLAYGNQSTEIPADKQIIIGTVGRIVEAKNHRRLIDVMSILKSDPSLAEHDLRLVMVGDGEDRPGIEQYVRDKGLQEWVVFTGSRQDIPDVLAAFDLFTLSSDREGHPLTALEAQAAGTPVVLTDAGGAREAIARDAANCGGVLVEKSTNAMAAAIREMILHPELRQERAVFAREFALQHFDQKQMIKRYEDIFLAAMGS
- a CDS encoding glycosyltransferase family 4 protein, giving the protein MFPELHETFILRELVALERRGVEFDIYSLQYPRDPITMEDAIRLSTERTHYSPLFTLSTVGALGRAMLHHPLKLGSAIWQLLRHGYDRPMDIVKNLAILPLSLHFGELGRSRGVTHWHGHWANIPTTACWYLNQVEGEPWSAAIHGEDIFSPNTFLRHKLDAALFSVVCSGYFCNHLKTKLGLSAPENVHLNYHGLDPRVMEHAPGKRFRERAAEEVLSLISIGRLVPTKGHDVVIRACAVLIASGRKLRLTLIGSGPIQEELMALAEQEGIREHVDFRGALAFADVLEALDAADLFCLAPRLIPGQPPDGIPNVIAEAMALRLPVVTTRVSAIPELVVDGETGKLVEVDDVQGFAAAVESLAADPEAARLLSEQAAGRVAEMFNQKQNIDDLLALFEQHVPGGLKLPDARRPYS
- the eboE gene encoding metabolite traffic protein EboE; the protein is MILDCAGVPTHLSYCTNIHPGDAWKDVLPQLQRQLPLIRSTLDQKTAMGIGLRLSRNSLESLQEPDVLADFKSWLKAQNHYVFTINGFPYGAFHGERVKEDVYKPDWTEAARLDYTCRLATLLCKLEPPDNYGSISTLPGTYKDWMMPGTEERISANLIRAVAHCVKLAQNTGVTIALAIEPEPCCMLETVAETVTFFKTYLFSDAALDSLMALTGLDRSAADAAMHLHIGVCYDVCHSAVEFENPGHAIARLQSAGIDIIKIQLSSALEIPQVNEASLRHLERFDEPVYLHQVIEKRGETLTRYNDVRAAVAATRHRLDARSTLDPALQMAINSSFAPPSQTRFAPISEPDAQWRVHYHVPVFMEKTEHFSTTQSTLSQVLQLQKLSGFCRHLEVETYTWDVLPENYRQEPVSDAIARELSWVRERLQTG